A window of the Apostichopus japonicus isolate 1M-3 chromosome 8, ASM3797524v1, whole genome shotgun sequence genome harbors these coding sequences:
- the LOC139970501 gene encoding fibrinogen-like protein A, producing the protein MMFGTVLFASLLFVGWPPDPVVSAGDSANWIESILETVNLEREKRQADTGFCPNPMTRYSDSKYPTDCFDILRACAGQHPSSGQYEIKPYGHDSIQVYCDMETDGGGWTVFQRRLDGTIDFYRSWNAYKVGFGNMNTEFWLGNDNIHFISTQGEYELSIDLTNSLGNKYYAKYQNFRVGDELANYILLIGQYSGTTGDSLTTCHLKQFSTYDRDNDQYSSYNQASRYRGAWWLSSSIYTQLNGNYYGYTGASSIYWSLLPGDNDNIIYTEMKMRPMNRKY; encoded by the exons ATGATGTTTGGCACCGTTCTATTTGCCTCTCTCCTCTTCGTGGGTTGGCCTCCGGATCCAGTAGTGTCTGCTGGCGATTCAGCTAACTGG ATTGAAAGCATTTTGGAAACGGTAAACCTTGAAAGAGAAAAACGACAAGCTG ATACTGGATTCTGTCCAAATCCCATGACCAGATATTCGGACTCAAAGTATCCAACAGATTGCTTTGACATTCTTCGAGCATGCGCAGGACAACATCCCTCGAGTGGCCAATACGAAATCAAACCATACGGCCATGATAGCATACAAGTGTACTGTGATATGGAGACTGACGGCGGTGGTTGGACA GTTTTCCAACGTCGCTTAGACGGAACCATCGATTTCTACCGATCCTGGAATGCTTACAAAGTAGGCTTTGGTAATATGAATACCGAATTTTGGTTGGGCAACGATAATATCCACTTCATTTCCACACAAGGAGAATACGAATTGAGCATCGACCTGACCAACTCTCTGGGGAACAAATATTACGCAAAGTATCAAAACTTTAGGGTTGGAGACGAACTAGCCAATTACATACTGCTGATTGGTCAATATTCCGGGACGACAG GTGATTCCTTGACAACCTGTCATCTCAAGCAATTTTCAACCTACGACCGTGACAACGATCAGTATTCGTCGTACAACCAAGCATCGCGATACCGCGGAGCTTGGTGGCTGTCATCCAGTATATATACCCAACTAAACGGAAACTACTACGGTTATACGGGAGCGTCGAGTATCTACTGGTCGTTACTACCCGGTGATAACGACAATATCATATACACCGAGATGAAGATGCGACCGATGAATCGCAAATATTGA